A portion of the Oncorhynchus gorbuscha isolate QuinsamMale2020 ecotype Even-year linkage group LG19, OgorEven_v1.0, whole genome shotgun sequence genome contains these proteins:
- the LOC124006198 gene encoding ribosomal protein S6 kinase beta-1-like, protein MAGVFDIDLDQPEENVSEDELEEAQINDFMDQCSGFEFNMDDCEKIEISEDNVNQGKENIRPECFELLRVLGKGGYGKVFQVRKVAGAASGKIFAMKVLKKAMIVRNAKDTAHTKAERNILEEVKHPFIVDLIYAFQTGGKLYLILEYLSGGELFMQLEREGIFMEDTACFYLAEISMALGHLHQKGIIYRDLKPENIMLNNQGHVKLTDFGLCKESIHGGTVTHTFCGTIEYMAPEILMRSGHNRAVDWWSLGALMYDMLTGAPPFTGENRKKTIDKILKCKLNLPPYLTQEARDLLKRLLKRNASSRLGAGAGDATEVQAHPFFRHINWEELLARKVEAPFKPFLQSAEDVSQFDSKFTSQTPVDSPDDSTLSESANQAFLGFTYVAPSVLENVKEKFSFEPKIRSPRRFLGSPRTPVSPLKFSAGDVWPRGPLMPGGSSLCLQSPQEHVMYVSTPEQMDVQASSEASAPLPIRQPTGSNLSQFKQQAYPVMAKRPEHLRMNL, encoded by the exons ATGGCGGGTGTATTCGACATCGATTTGGATCAGCCGGAGGAAAATGTCTCCGAAGATGAGCTCGAGGAG GCTCAGATCAACGATTTCATGGACCAGTGCAGCGGCTTTGAATT CAATATGGACGACTGTGAGAAGATTGAGATATCTGAGGACAACGTCAACCAAGGAAAAGAGAACATCAGGCCGGAGTGTTTTGAGCTGCTGCGGGTGCTGGGAAAGGGTGGTTATGGAAAG gttttTCAAGTTCGAAAAGTTGCTGGAGCAGCATCGGGGAAGATATTTGCCATGAAGGTTTTAAAGAAG GCTATGATTGTACGCAATGCTAAGGACACGGCCCACACCAAGGCAGAGAGGAACATTCTGGAGGAAGTGAAGCATCCTTTCATCGTGGATCTCATCTACGCCTTCCAGACGGGGGGCAAGCTGTACCTCATCCTAGAGTACCTCAGTG GTGGAGAGCTGTTTATGCAACTGGAAAGAGAGGGGATTTTTATGGAAGACACCGCCTG CTTTTACCTGGCAGAAATTTCCATGGCTCTGGGCCATCTGCACCAGAAAGGCATCATCTATAGAGACCTGAAGCCTGAAAACATCATGCTTAACAACCAAG GCCATGTGAAACTGACTGACTTTGGGCTGTGTAAAGAGTCCATTCACGGCGGCACGGTCACCCATACTTTCTGTGGCACCATAGAGTACAT GGCTCCAGAGATCCTGATGAGAAGTGGACACAACAGAGCAGTGGACTGGTGGAGTCTTGGAGCGCTTATGTACGACATGCTGACTGGAGCG CCACCATTCACTGGTGAAAACAGGAAGAAGACCATTGACAAAATCTTAAAATGCAAGCTGAACCTCCCACCCTACCTCACACAAGAAGCCAGAGATCTCCTGAAAAGG CTTCTGAAGAGAAATGCCTCATCAAGACTTGGAGCAGGGGCTGGAGATGCTACAGAGGTGCAG GCTCATCCCTTCTTCCGACACATTAACTGGGAAGAGCTCCTGGCCAGGAAAGTGGAGGCTCCATTCAAGCCTTTCCTG CAATCTGCTGAAGATGTGAGCCAGTTTGACTCCAAGTTCACCAGCCAGACACCAGTAGACAGCCCAGACGACTCTACGCTTAGTGAAAGCGCCAACCAAGCCTTTCTG GGCTTTACGTATGTTGCTCCATCAGTACTGGAAAATGTAAAGGAAAAGTTCTCATTCGAGCCAAAAATCCGCTCACCCCGACGGTTTTTGGGGAGCCCAAGAACTCCAGTCAG CCCTCTCAAGTTCTCTGCCGGTGACGTGTGGCCCCGGGGCCCATTGATGCCCGGCGGATCCTCTCTATGTCTCCAGTCGCCACAGGAGCATGTCATGTATGTGTCAACCCCAGAACAGATGGATGTGCAGGCCAGCTCTGAGGCCTCAGCCCCCCTACCCATCCGCCAGCCTACTGGGTCCAACCTGTCCCAGTTCAAACAACAGGCCTACCCCGTCATGGCCAAGAGGCCCGAGCATTTACGCATGAACCTATGA
- the LOC124005864 gene encoding vacuole membrane protein 1-like gives MATNEASCEQPQKRGIKDKPNGYFADSVVSERRQKDREERLALVLWRRPIITLHYFLQETFITLKEWTLKLWRRRGTVFLFLVLCSLFSLAYSTEGAHQKYVQYLEKRFLWCAYWVGLGILSSVGLGTGLHTFLLYLGPHIASVTLAAYECGSTDFPEPPYPDQIICPEAGGMEGSISLWSIISKVRLEACMWGAGTAIGELPPYFMARAARLSGADPDDEDYEEFEEMLGQAETAQDFVTRAKLGVQNMVQKVGFFGILACASIPNPLFDLAGITCGHFLVPFWTFFGATLIGKAIIKMHIQKLFVIITFSKHIVEQMVSLIGSLPRVGPSIQKPFSEYLEAQRSKLHHHTGEGTPASENWLSWVFEKVVLVMVCYFIFSIINSMAQSYAKRRQRSQQQRYSEEKTK, from the exons ATGGCGACGAATGAGGCAAGCTGTGAACAACCACAGAAGCGAGGAATCAAAGACAAACCGAATGGATATTTTGCAG ACTctgtggtcagtgagaggaggcagaaagataGGGAGGAGCGTCTCGCTCTGGTGCTGTGGCGGCGGCCTATCATCACACTACACTACTTCCTCCAGGAAACCTTCATCACACTAAAGGAGTGGACATTAAA GTTATGGCGACGAAGGGGGACAGTGTTCTTGTTCCTGGTGTTGTGTTCACTCTTCTCCCTTGCCTACTCCACTGAGGGAGCACACCAGAAG TATGTGCAGTACCTGGAGAAGAGGTTCCTGTGGTGTGCCTACTGGGTAGGTTTGGGCATCTTGTCCTCAGTAGGCCTTGGGACTGGCCTGCATACCTTCCTACTATACCTG GGTCCACACATAGCATCAGTCACCCTGGCTGCGTACGAGTGTGGTTCTACAGACTTCCCCGAGCCCCCCTACCCAGACCAGATCATCTGCCCAGAGGCAGGAGGAATGGAGGGCAGCATCTCACTCTGGTCCATCATCTCAAAGGTCCGGCTGGAGGCCTGTATGTGG GGTGCAGGCACAGCCATTGGGGAGTTGCCGCCCTACTTCATGGCTCGAGCAGCCAGGCTATCTGGAGCAGACCCAGATGACGAAGACTATGAGGAGTTTGAGGAGATGCTGGGGCAGGCAGAGACTGCTCAG GATTTTGTTACTCGAGCAAAACTGGGAGTGCAGAACATGGTGCAGAAAGTGGGTTTCTTTGGGATTCTAGCCTGTGCCTCG ATCCCTAATCCTCTGTTTGACCTTGCTGGTATAACATGTGGACACTTCCTGGTACCATTTTGGACCTTCTTTGGAGCGACTCTTATTGGGAAAGCCATCATCAAGATGCACATACAA AAACTGTTTGTTATCATAACGTTCAGCAAGCACATAGTGGAACAGATGGTGTCTCTGATCGG GTCTCTGCCGAGGGTAGGTCCCTCCATACAGAAGCCCTTCAGTGAGTACCTGGAGGCGCAGAGGAGTAAACTCCACCACCACACCGGAGAAGGCACCCCGGCG AGTGAGAACTGGCTGTCGTGGGTCTTTGAGAAGGTGGTTCTGGTCATGGTCTGTTACTTTATCTTCTCTATCATCAACTCCATGGCTCAGAGCTACGCCAAGCGACGACAACGGAGTCAGCAGCAGCGATACTCTGAGGAGAAAACCAAGTGA